In one window of Strix uralensis isolate ZFMK-TIS-50842 unplaced genomic scaffold, bStrUra1 scaffold_220, whole genome shotgun sequence DNA:
- the LOC141938622 gene encoding integrin alpha-M-like isoform X5, which yields MAGCWWGPPWSREGPVRRDGSIGAGSGLGSARMSSSPACSPAAWRACGVNMELRGLCFHLPSGKTLPVTLPACPRGASDIVFLVDGSGSIAASDFERMKTFITQVMSRFESTDTHFALMQFSSTSTLHFDFATFARLSPAERVKEVQHITQSRQTTCTASAIRTVVRDLFTLRKGAREGAHRILIVVTDGQKFGDTLNYEDVIPEAVHAGIIRYAIGVGSAFRYPAAEEELRTIASKPSKDHVFQVDNFDALQGIQNQLQEKIFAIEGTQSAHSSSFQLEMAQEGFSALLTPEGPVLGAVGAYDWSGGVFVYDRDGKTTFVNVSRDAGDMNDAYLGYAAESLSLSGSRALALGAPRYRHVGRLLLFRLRGPQDAWQLVADATGPQVGSYFGASLCALDLNGDGSADLVLVGAPMFYGAGSGGRVAVCTLRPKGGQLPCQQTLQGQPGHPLGRFGASLARLGDIDGDRWPEVAVGAPLEDEERGAVYIFRGKRGGITSQYSQRISGARFSSGPRYFGQAISSGQDLTGDRLPDVAVGAQGQVLLLRSQPLLKVRVTVAFQPQEIPAAAFDCQEEEVPKGEVARAQICFLSTKKTSDNFGTQLSTTLRYQVALDPGRTVVRAVFGGSAAVRNGTLQLGVGKRCEDFAITFTECPQDTLTPLLLRLTYDATGNPIQVAEGLRPALSEDSEMVAVGTLPFEKDCGTDNICIDDLQMSFNFSGLETIVVGMTSVVDVTVTLHNRGEDSYGTTVQLQHPEALSYRKAVVLQSSRRSMSLRCNSEPAEGAWRRTLCLVNHPIFRPGTEVVFTVTLDVPHDAELGSVLEVVANASSANGAPGSQAQRAEIPVKYDVFLVLTSAPDSTTYVNVSTRAGAPTSAPVTHHYEVKNLGQRGLPINVTFLVPTALGGTPLWDKVEVTPDQQELARCRVVAEHPGVPHDPQRLRERPLLDCAAAACRELQCRVQELEPRRALGFSLGGSLALGWLAPTRQPKVVVVSSARLLYDGGRYWNTRGGTQLQVQTEVERLETPNPLPLILGGTVGGLVLLGLVALVLYKVGFFKRHYKELMESDGTPTAPLGEPQG from the exons ATGGCGG ggtgctggtgggggccCCCCTGGAGCAGGGAGGGGCCGGTGAGACGGGACGGGTCTATCGGTGCTGGTTCAGGACTGGGATCTGCCAGGATGTCCTCATCACCG GCATGCAGCCCCGCAGCATGGAGGGCCTGTGGGGTGAACATGGAGCTGCGGGGGCTCTGCTTCCATCTGCCTTCAGGCAAGACCCTGCCTGTCACCCTGCCAG CTTGCCCCAGGGGGGCCTCTGACATCGTCTTCCTCGTGGATGGTTCAGGCAGCATCGCAGCCTCTGACTTCGAGAGGATGAAGACCTTCATCACCCAGGTCATGAGCCGGTTTGAGAGCACTGACACCCAT TTTGCCCTCATGCAGTTCTCCAGTACGTCCACCCTTCATTTTGACTTTGCCACCTTTGCCCGATTGTCCCCGGCGGAGAGGGTGAAGGAGGTCCAGCACATCACACAGAGCAGACAGACCACCTGCACGGCCAGTGCTATCCGGACCGTGGT gagggacctgTTCACCCTGAGGAAAGGAGCCCGGGAAGGTGCCCACAGGATCCTCATTGTGGTGACGGATGGGCAGAAATTTGGGGACACGCTGAATTATGAAGATGTCATCCCTGAAGCTGTGCACGCGGGGATCATCCGCTATGCCATTGGG GTGGGCAGTGCCTTCAGGTATCCAGCTGCTGAAGAAGAGCTCCGCACCATCGCCTCCAAACCCAGCAAGGACCACGTCTTCCAGGTGGACAACTTTGATGCCTTGCAGGGCATCCAGAACCAGCTGCAGGAGAAGATCTTTGCCATCGAGG gcACCCAGTCTGCCCACAGCAGCTCCTTCCAGCTGGAGATGGCCCAGGAGGGCTTCAGTGCCCTGCTCACCCCG GAGGGGCCCGTACTGGGAGCAGTGGGTGCCTATGACTGGTCTGGAGGGGTCTTTGTCTACGACAGAGATGGGAAGACCACCTTTGTCAACGTGTCCCGAGACGCCGGGGACATGAACGACGCCTACTTGG GCTACGCCGCCGAGTCCCTGTCCCTGTCGGGCAGCCGAGCGTTGGCGCTGGGGGCCCCCCGCTACCGCCACGTTGGCCGCCTCCTCCTCTTCCGCCTCCGTGGCCCCCAGGATGCCTGGCAGCTCGTGGCCGATGCCACGGGGCCGCAG GTAGGCTCCTACTTCGGGGCGTCCCTGTGCGCCCTGGACCTCAACGGGGACGGCTCAGCGGACTTGGTGCTGGTGGGGGCCCCCATGTTCTACGGGGCCGGCAGCGGGGGCCGTGTGGCCGTTTGCACCCTGAGGCCAAAG GGCGGACAGCTGCCGTGCCAGCAGACACTGCAGGGACAGCCCGGCCACCCCTTGGGGCGCTTTGGGGCCAGCCTGGCGCGCCTGGGGGACATCGACGGGGACCGGTGGCCCGAAGTGGCCGTGGGGGCCCCGCTGGAGGACGAGGAGCGGGGGGCCGTCTACATCTTCCGTGGGAAGCGGGGTGGCATCACCTCCCAGTACAGCCAG CGCATCTCGGGTGCCCGGTTCTCCAGCGGGCCACGCTATTTTGGCCAGGCCATCAGCAGTGGCCAGGACCTGACAGGGGACAGGCTGCCGGACGTGGCCGTGGGCGCCCAGGGACAGGTCCTGCTGCTCAG GTCCCAGCCGCTGCTCAAGGTTCGTGTGACGGTGGCTTTCCAGCCCCAGGAGATCCCCGCGGCCGCCTTTGACTGTCAGGAGGAGGAAGTGCCCAAGGGGGAAGTGGCCAGGGCTCAGATCTGCTTCCTCAGCACCAAGAAAACCTCTGATAACTTCG GCACCCAACTCTCCACCACCCTCCGGTACCAGGTGGCCCTGGACCCCGGGCGGACAGTGGTCCGGGCTGTCTTTGGTGGCAGCGCCGCCGTCCGCAACGGGACCCTCCAACTGGGTGTTGGAAAGAGGTGCGAGGACTTCGCCATCACCTTCACG GAGTGCCCACAGGACACGCTGACCCCCCTGTTGCTGCGCCTCACCTATGACGCCACGGGGAACCCCATCCAGGTGGCCGAGGGCCTGCGGCCAGCCCTGAGTGAGGACTCGGAGATGGTGGCCGTGGGCACG CTACCTTTTGAGAAGGACTGTGGCACTGACAACATCTGCATCgatgacctccagatgtcctTCAACTTCTCGGG GCTGGAAACCATCGTGGTAGGGATGACCAGCGTGGTGGATGTCACCGTCACCCTCCACAACCGCGGAGAGGACTCGTACGGGACCACCGTCCAGCTGCAGCATCCCGAGGCCCTCTCCTACCGCAAAGCCGTCGTGCTCCAG TCCTCCAGGAGGTCCATGTCCCTGCGCTGCAACTCGGAGCCGGCGGAGGGAGCGTGGCGCAGGACCCTCTGCCTCGTCAACCACCCCATCTTCCGCCCCGGCACCGAG GTCGTGTTCACCGTCACCCTGGACGTGCCCCATGACGCGGAGCTGGGGAGCGTGTTGGAGGTGGTGGCCAATGCCAGCAG TGCCAACGGGGCGCCGGGCAGCCAGGCGCAGCGCGCCGAGATCCCGGTGAAGTACGACGTCTTCCTCGTCCTCACCAG CGCTCCGGACTCCACCACCTACGTCAACGTCTCGACCCGCGCGGGGGCCCCCACCAGCGCCCCCGTCACCCACCACTACGAG GTGAAGAACTTGGGCCAGCGCGGCCTCCCCATCAACGTCACCTTCCTGGTCCCCACGGCCCTGGGGGGGACCCCGCTGTGGGACAAGGTGGAGGTGACCCCCGACCAG caggagctggcgCGGTGCCGCGTCGTGGCCGAGCACCCGGGGGTCCCCCACGACCCCCAGCGGCTGCGGGAGCGCCCGCTGCTG GACTGCGCCGCGGCCGCCTGCCGGGAGCTGCAGTGCCGGGTCCAGGAGCTGGAGCCCCGCCGGGCCCTGGGCTTCAGCCTCGGGGGGAGCCTGGCCCTGGGCTGGCTGGCGCCG ACCCGGCAGcccaaggtggtggtggtgagctCGGCCCGGCTCCTCTACGACGGGGGGCGCTACTGGAACACCCGGGGGGGGACCCAGCTCCAG GTGCAGACGGAGGTGGAGCGCCTGGAGACCCCCAACCCGCTGCCCCTCATCCTGGGGGGCACCGTGGGGGGGCTCGTCCTGCTGGGTTTGGTGGCTTTGGTTCTCTACAAG GTTGGCTTCTTCAAGCGCCACTACAAGGAGCTCATGGAGAGCGACGGGACCCCCACGGCCCCCCTGGGCGAGCCCCAGGGGTGA
- the LOC141938622 gene encoding integrin alpha-M-like isoform X4: MHPWMLLVVLCTGLPLTLSSSLDEATVTVFWGTGGSFGHSVAQVDGGVLVGAPLEQGGAGETGRVYRCWFRTGICQDVLITACPRGASDIVFLVDGSGSIAASDFERMKTFITQVMSRFESTDTHFALMQFSSTSTLHFDFATFARLSPAERVKEVQHITQSRQTTCTASAIRTVVRDLFTLRKGAREGAHRILIVVTDGQKFGDTLNYEDVIPEAVHAGIIRYAIGVGSAFRYPAAEEELRTIASKPSKDHVFQVDNFDALQGIQNQLQEKIFAIEGTQSAHSSSFQLEMAQEGFSALLTPEGPVLGAVGAYDWSGGVFVYDRDGKTTFVNVSRDAGDMNDAYLGYAAESLSLSGSRALALGAPRYRHVGRLLLFRLRGPQDAWQLVADATGPQVGSYFGASLCALDLNGDGSADLVLVGAPMFYGAGSGGRVAVCTLRPKGGQLPCQQTLQGQPGHPLGRFGASLARLGDIDGDRWPEVAVGAPLEDEERGAVYIFRGKRGGITSQYSQRISGARFSSGPRYFGQAISSGQDLTGDRLPDVAVGAQGQVLLLRSQPLLKVRVTVAFQPQEIPAAAFDCQEEEVPKGEVARAQICFLSTKKTSDNFGTQLSTTLRYQVALDPGRTVVRAVFGGSAAVRNGTLQLGVGKRCEDFAITFTECPQDTLTPLLLRLTYDATGNPIQVAEGLRPALSEDSEMVAVGTLPFEKDCGTDNICIDDLQMSFNFSGLETIVVGMTSVVDVTVTLHNRGEDSYGTTVQLQHPEALSYRKAVVLQSSRRSMSLRCNSEPAEGAWRRTLCLVNHPIFRPGTEVVFTVTLDVPHDAELGSVLEVVANASSANGAPGSQAQRAEIPVKYDVFLVLTSAPDSTTYVNVSTRAGAPTSAPVTHHYEVKNLGQRGLPINVTFLVPTALGGTPLWDKVEVTPDQQELARCRVVAEHPGVPHDPQRLRERPLLDCAAAACRELQCRVQELEPRRALGFSLGGSLALGWLAPTRQPKVVVVSSARLLYDGGRYWNTRGGTQLQVQTEVERLETPNPLPLILGGTVGGLVLLGLVALVLYKVGFFKRHYKELMESDGTPTAPLGEPQG; encoded by the exons ATGCACCCATGGATGCTGCTTGTGGTGCTCTGCacag GGCTGCCCCTCACCCTCAGCTCCAGTCTGGATGAGGCGACAGTGACAGTTTTTTGGGGCACGGGGGGCTCCTTCGGGCACAGTGTGGCCCAGGTCGATGGCGG ggtgctggtgggggccCCCCTGGAGCAGGGAGGGGCCGGTGAGACGGGACGGGTCTATCGGTGCTGGTTCAGGACTGGGATCTGCCAGGATGTCCTCATCACCG CTTGCCCCAGGGGGGCCTCTGACATCGTCTTCCTCGTGGATGGTTCAGGCAGCATCGCAGCCTCTGACTTCGAGAGGATGAAGACCTTCATCACCCAGGTCATGAGCCGGTTTGAGAGCACTGACACCCAT TTTGCCCTCATGCAGTTCTCCAGTACGTCCACCCTTCATTTTGACTTTGCCACCTTTGCCCGATTGTCCCCGGCGGAGAGGGTGAAGGAGGTCCAGCACATCACACAGAGCAGACAGACCACCTGCACGGCCAGTGCTATCCGGACCGTGGT gagggacctgTTCACCCTGAGGAAAGGAGCCCGGGAAGGTGCCCACAGGATCCTCATTGTGGTGACGGATGGGCAGAAATTTGGGGACACGCTGAATTATGAAGATGTCATCCCTGAAGCTGTGCACGCGGGGATCATCCGCTATGCCATTGGG GTGGGCAGTGCCTTCAGGTATCCAGCTGCTGAAGAAGAGCTCCGCACCATCGCCTCCAAACCCAGCAAGGACCACGTCTTCCAGGTGGACAACTTTGATGCCTTGCAGGGCATCCAGAACCAGCTGCAGGAGAAGATCTTTGCCATCGAGG gcACCCAGTCTGCCCACAGCAGCTCCTTCCAGCTGGAGATGGCCCAGGAGGGCTTCAGTGCCCTGCTCACCCCG GAGGGGCCCGTACTGGGAGCAGTGGGTGCCTATGACTGGTCTGGAGGGGTCTTTGTCTACGACAGAGATGGGAAGACCACCTTTGTCAACGTGTCCCGAGACGCCGGGGACATGAACGACGCCTACTTGG GCTACGCCGCCGAGTCCCTGTCCCTGTCGGGCAGCCGAGCGTTGGCGCTGGGGGCCCCCCGCTACCGCCACGTTGGCCGCCTCCTCCTCTTCCGCCTCCGTGGCCCCCAGGATGCCTGGCAGCTCGTGGCCGATGCCACGGGGCCGCAG GTAGGCTCCTACTTCGGGGCGTCCCTGTGCGCCCTGGACCTCAACGGGGACGGCTCAGCGGACTTGGTGCTGGTGGGGGCCCCCATGTTCTACGGGGCCGGCAGCGGGGGCCGTGTGGCCGTTTGCACCCTGAGGCCAAAG GGCGGACAGCTGCCGTGCCAGCAGACACTGCAGGGACAGCCCGGCCACCCCTTGGGGCGCTTTGGGGCCAGCCTGGCGCGCCTGGGGGACATCGACGGGGACCGGTGGCCCGAAGTGGCCGTGGGGGCCCCGCTGGAGGACGAGGAGCGGGGGGCCGTCTACATCTTCCGTGGGAAGCGGGGTGGCATCACCTCCCAGTACAGCCAG CGCATCTCGGGTGCCCGGTTCTCCAGCGGGCCACGCTATTTTGGCCAGGCCATCAGCAGTGGCCAGGACCTGACAGGGGACAGGCTGCCGGACGTGGCCGTGGGCGCCCAGGGACAGGTCCTGCTGCTCAG GTCCCAGCCGCTGCTCAAGGTTCGTGTGACGGTGGCTTTCCAGCCCCAGGAGATCCCCGCGGCCGCCTTTGACTGTCAGGAGGAGGAAGTGCCCAAGGGGGAAGTGGCCAGGGCTCAGATCTGCTTCCTCAGCACCAAGAAAACCTCTGATAACTTCG GCACCCAACTCTCCACCACCCTCCGGTACCAGGTGGCCCTGGACCCCGGGCGGACAGTGGTCCGGGCTGTCTTTGGTGGCAGCGCCGCCGTCCGCAACGGGACCCTCCAACTGGGTGTTGGAAAGAGGTGCGAGGACTTCGCCATCACCTTCACG GAGTGCCCACAGGACACGCTGACCCCCCTGTTGCTGCGCCTCACCTATGACGCCACGGGGAACCCCATCCAGGTGGCCGAGGGCCTGCGGCCAGCCCTGAGTGAGGACTCGGAGATGGTGGCCGTGGGCACG CTACCTTTTGAGAAGGACTGTGGCACTGACAACATCTGCATCgatgacctccagatgtcctTCAACTTCTCGGG GCTGGAAACCATCGTGGTAGGGATGACCAGCGTGGTGGATGTCACCGTCACCCTCCACAACCGCGGAGAGGACTCGTACGGGACCACCGTCCAGCTGCAGCATCCCGAGGCCCTCTCCTACCGCAAAGCCGTCGTGCTCCAG TCCTCCAGGAGGTCCATGTCCCTGCGCTGCAACTCGGAGCCGGCGGAGGGAGCGTGGCGCAGGACCCTCTGCCTCGTCAACCACCCCATCTTCCGCCCCGGCACCGAG GTCGTGTTCACCGTCACCCTGGACGTGCCCCATGACGCGGAGCTGGGGAGCGTGTTGGAGGTGGTGGCCAATGCCAGCAG TGCCAACGGGGCGCCGGGCAGCCAGGCGCAGCGCGCCGAGATCCCGGTGAAGTACGACGTCTTCCTCGTCCTCACCAG CGCTCCGGACTCCACCACCTACGTCAACGTCTCGACCCGCGCGGGGGCCCCCACCAGCGCCCCCGTCACCCACCACTACGAG GTGAAGAACTTGGGCCAGCGCGGCCTCCCCATCAACGTCACCTTCCTGGTCCCCACGGCCCTGGGGGGGACCCCGCTGTGGGACAAGGTGGAGGTGACCCCCGACCAG caggagctggcgCGGTGCCGCGTCGTGGCCGAGCACCCGGGGGTCCCCCACGACCCCCAGCGGCTGCGGGAGCGCCCGCTGCTG GACTGCGCCGCGGCCGCCTGCCGGGAGCTGCAGTGCCGGGTCCAGGAGCTGGAGCCCCGCCGGGCCCTGGGCTTCAGCCTCGGGGGGAGCCTGGCCCTGGGCTGGCTGGCGCCG ACCCGGCAGcccaaggtggtggtggtgagctCGGCCCGGCTCCTCTACGACGGGGGGCGCTACTGGAACACCCGGGGGGGGACCCAGCTCCAG GTGCAGACGGAGGTGGAGCGCCTGGAGACCCCCAACCCGCTGCCCCTCATCCTGGGGGGCACCGTGGGGGGGCTCGTCCTGCTGGGTTTGGTGGCTTTGGTTCTCTACAAG GTTGGCTTCTTCAAGCGCCACTACAAGGAGCTCATGGAGAGCGACGGGACCCCCACGGCCCCCCTGGGCGAGCCCCAGGGGTGA